In Haliotis asinina isolate JCU_RB_2024 chromosome 15, JCU_Hal_asi_v2, whole genome shotgun sequence, one DNA window encodes the following:
- the LOC137265331 gene encoding hydroxylysine kinase-like isoform X2: MQFNRMANYVKLSTSEKPSLTVPSIGAILARHYGVCMLSCQKLNGYEDYNFRIKVESTGNNGKEACCHGYTFKVLNKRNSQNTKYIEAQHEMMSLVYGSGILTPRVLPTLSGHLYLTVNLPVEGSEDIDAPYLVRLFEYVPGTIIQSVPLTPGLCYKVGVVAGRVDTALKGFDHPGFHGNEVDIWHLNNVTLILGLLHVVDDRGDREMISDVIKAFESRVLEHLDEFQQGITHGDFNDGNILVTQATDDDRWKDVHDVSAILDYGDSAYQPYIFEVAIAMTYMSVLSDSIPPQTASGYVLAGYLTQNDLSDREIDVLKICVCARIAQSLVIGVYTYHVDPSNDYTLTTAKEGWPRLRQLWKMDTEELVSEWRNIASSCKEKLAAV; encoded by the exons ATGCAG TTCAACAGAATGGCGAACTACGTCAAGCTTTCAACATCGGAGAAACCATCGTTGACTGTGCCTTCCATTGGGGCCATCCTTGCACGACATTACGGTGTGTGCATGCTCAGCTGCCAGAAACTTAATGGCTATGAAGACTATAACTTCCGGATCAAGGTGGAATCAACTGGAAACAATGGGAAGGAAgcgtgttgccatggttacactTTCAAAGTTCTCAACAAACGGAACTCACAAAACACAAAGTATATAG AAGCCCAGCACGAGATGATGTCCCTTGTGTATGGGAGTGGTATCCTCACCCCCCGCGTCCTCCCAACCCTCAGTGGGCACCTGTACCTGACTGTGAACCTGCCAGTGGAGGGTAGTGAGGATATAG ACGCTCCGTATTTAGTGCGGCTGTTTGAGTATGTCCCTGGGACAATAATACAGTCTGTTCCCCTGACCCCGGGGTTGTGTTACAAAGTAGGGGTGGTGGCGGGCAGAGTTGACACGGCATTAAAG GGATTCGATCatcctggtttccatggtaacGAAGTTGATATCTGGCACCTGAACAACGTGACCTTGATTCTTGGTTTGCTGCACGTGGTAGATGACAGAGGTGACAGAGAGATGATCAGTGACGTCATTAAGGCATTTGAGTCACGTGTTCTGGAACACCTGGATGAATTTCAACAAG GAATTACCCATGGTGATTTCAACGATGGGAACATACTGGTAACTCAAGCAACGGATGACGACAGATGGAAGGATGTTCACGACGtgtccgccatcttggattaCGGTGACAGTGCTTATCAGCCTTACATCTTTGAAGTTGCCATAGCAATGACATATATGTCAGTCCTGAGCGACAGCATACCACCACAAACTGCATCCGGATACGTTCTGGCGGGCTATCTAACCCAGAATGATTTATCAGACAGAGAAATTGATGTGTTAAAGATATGTGTATGCGCGCGCATCGCTCAGTCCCTGGTAATCGGAGTCTATACGTACCACGTTGATCCCAGCAACGACTACACGCTTACCACTGCTAAGGAAGGATGGCCACGACTTCGTCAGCTGTGGAAAATGGATACTGAAGAGTTAGTGAGCGAGTGGCGAAACATTGCCAGTTCCTGTAAGGAAAAACTGGCAGCTGTCTGA
- the LOC137264918 gene encoding hydroxylysine kinase-like — MANYVKLSTSEKPSLTVSSIGDILARHYGLRMVNCQKLNGYEDYNFRIKVESTGNNGKEACCHGYTFKVLNKRNSKNTKYIEAQHEMMSLVYGSGILTPRVVPTLSGHLYLTVNLPVEGSEETGQFQCDTVSHPLYLGVASLQAAAGVLLIVGSNIHAVTKRQTRRVSLLFVGVTLRPVHAYSPYIVRLFEYVPGTIIQSVPLTPGLCYKVGVMAGRVDTALKGFDHPGFHGNEVQIWHLSNVPLILNLLHVVDDKGDISDVIKAFESRVLEHLDEFPQGITHGDFNDGNILVTQATDDDRWKDVHDVSAILDYGDSAYQPYIFEVAIAMTYMSVLSDSIPPQTASGYVLAGYLTQNDLSDREIDVLKICVCARIAQSLVIGVYTYHVDPSNDYTLTTAKEGWPRLRQLWKMDTEELVSEWRNIASSCKEKLAAV; from the exons ATGGCGAACTACGTCAAGCTTTCAACATCGGAGAAACCATCGTTGACTGTGTCTTCCATTGGGGACATACTTGCACGACATTACGGTCTGCGCATGGTCAACTGTCAGAAACTTAATGGCTATGAAGATTATAACTTCCGGATCAAGGTGGAATCAACTGGAAACAATGGGAAGGAAgcgtgttgccatggttacacatTCAAAGTTCTCAACAAACGGAACTCAAAAAACACAAAGTATATAG AAGCCCAGCACGAGATGATGTCCCTTGTGTATGGGAGTGGTATCCTCACCCCCCGGGTCGTCCCAACCCTCAGCGGGCACCTGTACCTGACTGTGAACCTGCCAGTGGAGGGTAGCGAAGAGACGGGTCAGTTtcagtgtgacactgtgtccCATCCATTGTACTTGGGCGTGGCTTCATTACAGGCGGCTGCTGGCGTGTTGCTGATTGTAGGATCAAATATTCATGCAGTCACTAAGAGACAGACACGACGGGTCAGTTTGTTGTTCGTCGGTGTGACACTGCGTCCCGTCCACGCTT ACTCTCCGTATATAGTGCGGCTGTTTGAGTATGTCCCTGGGACAATAATACAGTCTGTTCCCCTGACCCCGGGGCTGTGTTACAAAGTAGGGGTGATGGCAGGCAGAGTTGACACGGCATTAAAG GGATTCGATCatcctggtttccatggtaacGAAGTTCAGATCTGGCATCTGAGCAACGTCCCGTTGATTCTAAACTTGCTGCACGTGGTAGATGACAAAGGTGACATCAGTGACGTCATTAAGGCATTTGAGTCACGTGTTCTGGAACACCTGGATGAATTTCCACAAG GAATTACCCATGGTGATTTCAACGATGGGAACATACTGGTAACTCAAGCAACGGATGACGACAGATGGAAGGATGTTCACGACGtgtccgccatcttggattaCGGTGACAGTGCTTATCAGCCTTACATCTTTGAAGTTGCCATAGCAATGACATATATGTCAGTCCTGAGCGACAGCATACCACCACAAACTGCATCCGGATACGTTCTGGCGGGCTATCTAACCCAGAATGATTTATCAGACAGAGAAATTGATGTGTTAAAGATATGTGTATGCGCGCGCATCGCTCAGTCCCTGGTAATCGGAGTCTATACGTACCACGTTGATCCCAGCAACGACTACACGCTTACCACTGCTAAGGAAGGATGGCCACGACTTCGTCAGCTGTGGAAAATGGATACTGAAGAGTTAGTGAGCGAGTGGCGAAACATTGCCAGTTCCTGTAAGGAAAAACTGGCAGCTGTCTGA
- the LOC137265331 gene encoding hydroxylysine kinase-like isoform X1: protein MCPEDQEIRASTGDKSHTNQFNRMANYVKLSTSEKPSLTVPSIGAILARHYGVCMLSCQKLNGYEDYNFRIKVESTGNNGKEACCHGYTFKVLNKRNSQNTKYIEAQHEMMSLVYGSGILTPRVLPTLSGHLYLTVNLPVEGSEDIDAPYLVRLFEYVPGTIIQSVPLTPGLCYKVGVVAGRVDTALKGFDHPGFHGNEVDIWHLNNVTLILGLLHVVDDRGDREMISDVIKAFESRVLEHLDEFQQGITHGDFNDGNILVTQATDDDRWKDVHDVSAILDYGDSAYQPYIFEVAIAMTYMSVLSDSIPPQTASGYVLAGYLTQNDLSDREIDVLKICVCARIAQSLVIGVYTYHVDPSNDYTLTTAKEGWPRLRQLWKMDTEELVSEWRNIASSCKEKLAAV, encoded by the exons ATGTGTCCCGAAGATCAGGAGATACGAGCATCTACGGGTGACAAAAGCCATACAAATCAG TTCAACAGAATGGCGAACTACGTCAAGCTTTCAACATCGGAGAAACCATCGTTGACTGTGCCTTCCATTGGGGCCATCCTTGCACGACATTACGGTGTGTGCATGCTCAGCTGCCAGAAACTTAATGGCTATGAAGACTATAACTTCCGGATCAAGGTGGAATCAACTGGAAACAATGGGAAGGAAgcgtgttgccatggttacactTTCAAAGTTCTCAACAAACGGAACTCACAAAACACAAAGTATATAG AAGCCCAGCACGAGATGATGTCCCTTGTGTATGGGAGTGGTATCCTCACCCCCCGCGTCCTCCCAACCCTCAGTGGGCACCTGTACCTGACTGTGAACCTGCCAGTGGAGGGTAGTGAGGATATAG ACGCTCCGTATTTAGTGCGGCTGTTTGAGTATGTCCCTGGGACAATAATACAGTCTGTTCCCCTGACCCCGGGGTTGTGTTACAAAGTAGGGGTGGTGGCGGGCAGAGTTGACACGGCATTAAAG GGATTCGATCatcctggtttccatggtaacGAAGTTGATATCTGGCACCTGAACAACGTGACCTTGATTCTTGGTTTGCTGCACGTGGTAGATGACAGAGGTGACAGAGAGATGATCAGTGACGTCATTAAGGCATTTGAGTCACGTGTTCTGGAACACCTGGATGAATTTCAACAAG GAATTACCCATGGTGATTTCAACGATGGGAACATACTGGTAACTCAAGCAACGGATGACGACAGATGGAAGGATGTTCACGACGtgtccgccatcttggattaCGGTGACAGTGCTTATCAGCCTTACATCTTTGAAGTTGCCATAGCAATGACATATATGTCAGTCCTGAGCGACAGCATACCACCACAAACTGCATCCGGATACGTTCTGGCGGGCTATCTAACCCAGAATGATTTATCAGACAGAGAAATTGATGTGTTAAAGATATGTGTATGCGCGCGCATCGCTCAGTCCCTGGTAATCGGAGTCTATACGTACCACGTTGATCCCAGCAACGACTACACGCTTACCACTGCTAAGGAAGGATGGCCACGACTTCGTCAGCTGTGGAAAATGGATACTGAAGAGTTAGTGAGCGAGTGGCGAAACATTGCCAGTTCCTGTAAGGAAAAACTGGCAGCTGTCTGA